Part of the Spinacia oleracea cultivar Varoflay chromosome 5, BTI_SOV_V1, whole genome shotgun sequence genome, ggtggtggtgatggattatttggtggtggtgagggcTCTCTTGGTGGTGATGGAAcatttggtggtggtgagggcTCTCTTGGTGGTGGTGAAGGCTCTTTTTGTGTATTTGGTGGTTGGGAACCTCCCGGGGAAAGGCAGTCAGCATGTTGTGAGCTGTAAACACGTACGTACTCTACGCTTAAATCCTCAACATCATACACAGGCACCTCAACTGCCACTGTGTTTGCCAATTGCTCCTCCAAATCCCTTTGAATCTCAGCCTCCCTTTCTAACCTTCTCCTTTCCTCTTCCCTCTCCCTCTCAAACTCCTCAGCTTTCCTTCTAAGTTCTGCAGCCTTCCTTTCCTTCCTATCCTTCCTTTTCTTAACTGCAGTCCTAAATTGGATTGAAGTTTCCTTCTCATTTGCCTTCTCTATCCATATTTCCACAGTATCTGTGCGCTTAAATAAACCCCACATGCCCATCAAACCAACATCATTCAACAATTCTACTCTTTTATTCGTACTAGGATTAacataaaacaatctaaataaaTCGGGAATCAGAACATCTTGCTTAATAGAATCATCAAACAAGTCATCAACCAAATCCATGTAGTTCGTTTCATCAGTATCTTGTACCCTCACATCAAAATTCCGATCATTATAATGACATAACAACCAAATTGCGACCATCCTATACAAACAATAAACACaacacaaaaattcaaattaatgaactaaatcattaggcaaaacaacaaaGCACAACCAGACACTATGTTTTACCATTAACACCCCAAAATTCAAGTTAACCCATCTCATGGAAAAATCACGATTTtagcaaaaccctaaccctaatcaaaGCAAAATTCGCAAAAAATAGCACCAAGAACAAGAAACGAATTGAGTGAACTAACCTTGACACAATTTTGATGAAGTTGAAGCCACAAATTCCAGTCCTTTGCTCTCCTTGCACCCACTTTTGTAGGACTCGCGAAAACTGCAGATTTTTGGACCAAATTGTCGATCTTTTCGTGGGGATTTACTTCGACTAACTATTGCGAGTTGTTTTACACAAATCCCAGCGAATTtcgatctttctctctctttggtTTGGTACTCAAGTGCTCTCTAATGGTGTAAGAGAACAGAGAGAAATGTCGAGGAAGAAGTTGGGAAGttaggttttgaattttttttttttttttttttttttcttttttgatatgGCGCCAGAAAGGACAAGTAAGGGCAACAAGGTAAAAACATGGTAACGGAGGGTTAACGTCCGTCAGACAAAAGGGCATTTAATGATATTATTGCATACGTCAGGGGTGTTTGgtgcattttggaaagtttaggggtatttggtgcattaaagtaaacctcaggggcatttggtgaaaaatcCGAATAAACTACTCATGTTCTAATTCAGTTGACacatgttttaataaattattcctttgttttaattaaattttatatgtTAAAACTAAGTTTAATCATGTTCTAATTAAATATTCCTATGTTCTAATATAGTGTACACATGTTCTAATTAATATCTCTGGTGTTGTATTAGaacattataatttatattagAACATGAGTTGTTAATGTGTTCTAAATTCTTAAATCATAATGAAATAAACTACTCATGTTCTAATTCAGTTGACacatgttttaattaattattcctGAGTTCAATTAAATTTTATATGTTAAAACTAAGTTTATTCATGTTCTAATTAAATATTCCAATGTTCTAACATAGTGTACACATGTTCTAATTAATATCTTTGTTGTTGTATTTGTTTTtaatattttctaaagaactagAAAATGCAAAATATTATATATAAACTACTCATGTTCTAATTAATAAGTTGATATTGCATACCTTGAAGTTGATTTGAGGTTTGCAGATTCATTCTCATCGTTCTCCTCTTCATCATCTTCTGTGTTTTGATCTTCATCATCGTCAGTGTTCTTATTTTCATCGCCTTTTGCATTATCATCCTCTTCCCTGGAATTCTTTTTCTCTATTGGGCAACCAGTTGATTTCTTAACATTCTCCCACCTGTTAATTTATGAATAAAacttattattttataatttaaataatcTACTAAATTATATTTGTTTAAGTTTAGAACATACCATGTAGCTGTTCTTGGTATTTCTCGGTCACTGTTGTCATTCTTTTCATCATCACCAACTTCTTCATCATATGTTTCTTCATTTTCAGTTTCCACAAGGActtcttccttttccttttgatC contains:
- the LOC130461505 gene encoding uncharacterized protein; amino-acid sequence: MSLSSRSGWSDTKQDGGDYKGLGKTSQKKDDEQVNHKDQKEKEEVLVETENEETYDEEVGDDEKNDNSDREIPRTATWWENVKKSTGCPIEKKNSREEDDNAKGDENKNTDDDEDQNTEDDEEENDENESANLKSTSRVRVLLKS